In Miscanthus floridulus cultivar M001 chromosome 8, ASM1932011v1, whole genome shotgun sequence, the sequence ACGAGCGCATAATCGCATTTGCGGCGCTGTGGCATCGAACGGTCCACTGATGAGGTGATCTTGCGCGACCCCGTACGTCCCCTCTTCCCTGCGTCTACCCACAGGCGGACAAACCACAGCCCACGGCAGGACGGCCGCGAGCGGCACTCGTCGAAGTCGCGAGCTGTACCGTTCCAGGCCGGAGACACCGATAGGCCGTGCGCCCGGGCCCGGCCGGCCGTGCCGCTGCCGCATTTCTGCATATGCTGGGTGCCTGGGTCTGGCCGTCTGGGTCACGCCTTCAGGGTCCGGGCGATACCGTGCACAGTGCACGTGCACTCGTCCGATGCGTAGTAGCGATTGTGGAGAGAGTCAAAGGGTGGATCATAGCCGAGCAGGAACTGGCAGAGCTAAAGCGCATGATTTCACCGGGAGAGGTGCGTGTAACATACGAACAACAGTTGTGCATCGTAACATAAGAGTGGTCGTTCGGGGATGATGACAACTAAGCAATTTGTTAACGATCGATGGACGCTGTTAAATACTTTGTTTATCCTCGATACAGCGGGCGCCCCCCGGTTTCGTCGACAGATTGTCATCAATTGCATACTCTTACCAGGTACTGTGCTATTATACTGAGGATCCAGCAAATCGTTTCAGTCAGAACCAAAATATCATTATCTAAAAAATTCAGACCCAAAATATGATAACGGCAACTTGTCTTGCTAGCAAGTACTCCAGTGTAGTAATATAAAGAGGCCTGCCCGTCAGAAGCTGGAAGCAAAGCAAGGTTGCAGACCTACTTCTACTTGCTCATCTCTGCAGTCTGCACTCCGCATTTGGTTGCCCACGGACCACGGTGAATGCTCAACTGCTTAATTACAGGTCATTTTGATTCAACCTTTTTTTCTTGTGTACCATATACAACTTAGCATGTACAGTACTACTTCTATTTTTTTTCTCAATACTGTCATTATTTCTGATACTTCGTGTCATGAAAATTGAAAACGCGGCACGTTTAATCTGGCAGGTCGTCAGCACCTTACTAGCACTAATGACCACCAAGTACATCATCGGGTCGGTGGCGGCGTCTTTCGCCTTCGCGTACGTCTGCGGCGTCTATGTCGCCGACAGGAAGGTCCTCGGAGGTGAGGTGCCAGCCACCGGATGCTCGGCTGTTGGTTTCTGCGGCTTAATAAGTCGGCTAAAGTTGATTTatcgtaagagaaaaacactgtaccacgACTGATAAATTAAGCCGGCTGAAGTTGATTTatcgtgagaggaaaacactgtaccACGACTGATAAACTAGGTTATACCTCTCACTGCTGCTTTGTCTGCAGGCACGACTCCACGGACCGTAGCGACGAACGAGTGGTGGCAGGAGACGGACAAGAAGTTCCAGGCGTGGCCTCGCACCGCCGGCCCGCCCGTCGCCATGAACCCCATCAGGCGCCACAACTTCATCGTCAAGTCGTCTGAATGAACCGCGTGCTGCCGATCTGCACCTGCATCATGATGACGATGTAGCTTATCGTAGCTTTGTTACATGGTAGGAGTAGCCAATATCCATGCGCTTTCGAATTCTGTTCCGAGTATCAAGTGAATTTGTTGTTCGGCATGAACACGATAGAATGCTGGCCTCTTTTTTTTCTAAACAAAAGTACTTCTATCATTGTATGGCGACTAAAGATTATGAAGACCTATAAGTATCTATACAACATGCATGTGTGTGTTTTAGAGGATCCATTGCAAATTCCAAAAAAACTCAATTCGGCTTTGCTCATTCGTCTAAGTGCTATTTTGAGAACAAGAGATCAGAACGTCGAAAGGGGCGACTCAATTCTGTCAATAGGAGAGATTCATCGAATTCCTTGGTTTTGCTTGGTACGAGTCAATTGGATTTGGATCACTTGTTTATTATTGAGTTGCTATTATTTTCTCAATTTCTGTCAATAAAAAGAGGGATTCATCGAATTCCTTGTTTTTGTTTGGTACAGAGACAAATAGATTTGACTACTTGTTTATTGCTAAGTTGTTATTATTTTCTCAATTTCTGTCAAAGGAGGGACATGGGGATGCATGACGGAGTGTCCACAGCCTGTAAATAGGCTAAGTTTTGCAGGTCTGCAGGTAGCCCGAAAAAATAGACTATTTACATGTCCACGGATAACCCGCCTTGCAACCCTAGAGGGGTCATCGAATTCCCTGGCTTTGTTGGGTACAGAGTCAATTCGATGGGATCGAGTTGCTTTTATTTGTAAGCTGAGTATCTACGCATTGTTCCATATAAAGTATCTCATATACCACTGAATCATAACACAAATATAGATACATACATGTATGCACACACATCCACAAATACGTGTATGCACTCTACCCGTTTGTTATTCATGGCTCAAAGAATAATACATTTAAATCTTGAAATAAATCAATGAAATGTGAACACTTGGGGCATGTCGAGAACTTCACTAGTATATGTCCACAAATCACTGTCGAGTCTAAAATCGGCATCACTGTTAGAATTAAAGCCGACGGCGGGGGCAATCGACAATGATGGAGCTCACTTATCACTGTCGACCCCCACACCTGACAGTGATATCAACCGTCGGGTCAAGGCTAGATCTGACCATTAATTTCATCCATTCAAACTTCAACAAAAGTCACTTTAGTTATAGTTATAGGACACATTGCATCACTTACAAATCGTGTCATTTCGCGTTACATCACTTAACAAGAATTACCACTTCTAAAAAAAACTCAAGAACACCTATGAACAATTCGTATCACCAATTCACCACCAATAATAAAACCAAAACTTATGATGTCCATCTTGCCATCATCACCAAGTTTAGGCTTCACATCCATCTCTACTAGATCACCAATCATGCGGGGCCTTGACTTCTAATGTGCAATTTTCCTTTGCGAGCAAAGTTGGCAAGCACTTTCCTATAATCAAAGCTCCACTTGAAGAATATGCATTTGCCTTCCACTTATAAGACTACAAAAAAAAGCAAGACCGAACTTGCATTAGCCAAATTATCTCCAAATTCGCATCACAATGAGATAAATTACAAAGAAGCGACAACATATTGTTCATTGTTCACTTCGGAGTTGTAGCAGAGTCCCTCACTTGCGGCGGATGTGTCTAGGTGGCAGTTgggctaatgatggattaattaggcttaataaattcgtctcgcggtttactaacggattatgtaatttgttttttattagtatccgaacaccccatgtgaCACCCCATATAACACCTgatgtgacaccccaaaactttacaccctgaaaGTAAACAGAACCTAATTTCCTTTGCACTACTATAGCACGGACATTTGACTCACCTCGCTGACCAAGGGAGTAGTATACGTAGGGGGGCAAACGAGGATGAGTCTTCTTTAACTTTGAGTGAGATATTGATCTACTAAGGTCCCGTTTGGAATTTTGGATCCATGTGATTAACCAGTTGACTAATTTTTAGTCTATAGATCCAAATGGATGAGCTAATGGATGGACTAGTACTTAGTTAAGCCTCTAACTAGTTGTTAGTCCACTAGTTGACAAAAACTAGC encodes:
- the LOC136474203 gene encoding uncharacterized protein; the protein is MTTKYIIGSVAASFAFAYVCGVYVADRKVLGGTTPRTVATNEWWQETDKKFQAWPRTAGPPVAMNPIRRHNFIVKSSE